Proteins encoded within one genomic window of Solibaculum mannosilyticum:
- a CDS encoding sugar phosphate isomerase/epimerase family protein, with protein MNPLVWMPLESEKSMGRRIKSAARQGIGRIGLVIPETGAPSRWEKAFGWGCSLVQDEGMTLEALSLPLPVEKWQQEQVTLWLSSASDAGVKTVMLHPEIPEEEFLEIQAASNVAALCDKVEEHGLSLLIETAGPLTSYKSMNNFLTCVGRDILKIAWNVHNTFLHEPLYSRPNRVVDALAQNIGLVVVRDSLIKAGIQSFRLLGFGDVPVLDSIKALLDAGVTSDLSFWVDCPPALEGEEALHHCIRMMEMVQKLV; from the coding sequence ATGAATCCATTGGTTTGGATGCCCTTGGAAAGTGAAAAATCCATGGGCCGCAGGATAAAGTCGGCTGCCCGCCAAGGCATTGGGAGAATCGGACTGGTTATCCCAGAAACCGGTGCGCCTAGTCGGTGGGAGAAGGCGTTCGGCTGGGGATGCAGCCTGGTACAAGACGAGGGTATGACATTGGAGGCTTTGTCCCTTCCGCTGCCGGTGGAAAAGTGGCAGCAAGAGCAGGTGACATTATGGCTTTCCTCGGCGTCGGATGCAGGGGTGAAAACAGTGATGCTACATCCTGAGATCCCGGAAGAGGAGTTCCTGGAGATTCAGGCGGCCTCCAATGTAGCCGCATTGTGCGACAAGGTTGAGGAACATGGCCTTTCCCTGTTGATCGAGACGGCCGGTCCGCTCACCAGTTACAAGAGTATGAATAATTTTCTCACCTGTGTGGGTCGGGATATCTTAAAGATCGCATGGAATGTCCACAATACGTTTCTCCATGAGCCGCTTTATAGCCGTCCCAATCGGGTGGTAGATGCTCTGGCACAAAATATCGGATTGGTGGTTGTAAGAGACTCGTTGATAAAAGCGGGGATCCAGTCGTTCCGTCTATTGGGATTTGGCGATGTGCCGGTGCTGGACAGCATAAAGGCGTTGCTGGATGCCGGAGTCACGTCGGATTTATCGTTTTGGGTGGACTGTCCTCCAGCATTGGAGGGGGAGGAGGCGCTGCATCACTGTATCCGGATGATGGAGATGGTACAGAAATTGGTATAA
- a CDS encoding MBL fold metallo-hydrolase, whose amino-acid sequence MDQSFAITPSVTWVGKIDHELTHFHGEELSTHRGSSYNAYLVRGEKTVLIDTVWRPYAYQFVENLESVIDLKEIDYIISLHSEIDHSGSLPALLEKIPGTPVYCSQNGAKMLKAHYHQDWNFHPVKTGDTLDIGGGKTFTFVEARMLHWPDNMMAFLSGDNILFSTDVFGQHFATEFMYNDQVNQDALYYEAEKYYANIVAPFSKMAAMKLKEVKAMNLPLSMICPSHGVIWRDNPGQIVEAYEKWSSYYHHNKITIVYDTMWQSTRKMAEAIAAGIKQADSEVEVVVRSASKHDKNDIVTDVFNSKAVLFGSPTVIRSPLSPIVAVLDLINAMDIKDKKAATFGSYGWSGEAAKVMAEHLEKAGFEIVQDGIRTMWVPDEDALEQCRAFGEEFAKKVK is encoded by the coding sequence ATGGATCAATCGTTCGCTATTACACCCAGCGTCACTTGGGTTGGAAAAATAGACCATGAATTAACTCATTTTCATGGAGAGGAATTGTCTACTCATAGAGGTTCCTCTTACAATGCTTATTTGGTCCGTGGGGAAAAGACTGTCTTGATCGACACGGTCTGGCGCCCTTATGCCTATCAGTTTGTGGAAAACCTGGAGTCTGTGATCGACTTGAAGGAGATTGATTATATCATCTCCCTGCATTCGGAAATCGACCACAGCGGATCCCTGCCGGCCCTGCTGGAGAAGATCCCGGGGACTCCGGTGTACTGTTCCCAGAACGGCGCTAAGATGCTCAAAGCCCATTATCATCAGGATTGGAACTTCCATCCGGTCAAAACCGGTGATACTCTGGACATCGGCGGCGGTAAGACCTTCACCTTTGTGGAGGCCCGCATGCTCCATTGGCCGGATAATATGATGGCTTTCCTGTCAGGAGACAATATCCTGTTCTCCACCGACGTCTTTGGTCAGCACTTTGCCACTGAGTTTATGTACAACGACCAGGTCAATCAGGATGCCCTTTACTACGAAGCGGAAAAATATTATGCCAACATCGTGGCTCCTTTCTCCAAGATGGCTGCCATGAAACTCAAAGAAGTCAAGGCGATGAACCTGCCGCTCTCGATGATCTGCCCCAGTCACGGCGTCATCTGGAGGGACAACCCCGGCCAGATCGTCGAGGCCTACGAGAAATGGTCGAGCTATTATCATCACAATAAGATCACCATTGTGTACGATACCATGTGGCAGTCCACCCGCAAGATGGCTGAGGCCATTGCCGCCGGTATCAAACAGGCTGATTCTGAAGTGGAAGTGGTGGTGCGCAGCGCCTCCAAACACGATAAAAACGACATTGTCACAGATGTGTTCAATTCCAAAGCCGTCCTCTTCGGATCGCCTACCGTCATCCGCAGCCCCTTGTCGCCTATTGTGGCGGTTCTGGACCTGATCAACGCCATGGACATCAAGGACAAAAAAGCTGCAACCTTTGGCAGCTACGGTTGGAGCGGCGAGGCTGCCAAGGTCATGGCCGAACATCTGGAGAAAGCTGGTTTCGAGATCGTGCAGGATGGTATTCGTACTATGTGGGTTCCGGATGAAGACGCTTTGGAACAATGCCGTGCCTTTGGCGAGGAATTTGCCAAAAAGGTAAAGTAA